One part of the Denticeps clupeoides chromosome 16, fDenClu1.1, whole genome shotgun sequence genome encodes these proteins:
- the LOC114765880 gene encoding BTB/POZ domain-containing protein 10-like isoform X1, with product MAARLQSYDSSSSNIWERKAGSPLQKLCEPLRAHLYTSGQTADLLKMSFHGAGGGCDHSRDRWRSSDRSLDSSHERSEGQLTPCIRNITSPTRQLNSERDSSSRPGSPRPQRLSPSGSSSGVGSSCTSSLSSSEGTFKCMGTGEMVFIYDTSKESSSRTVRTSEKVTLIVDSTRFVVDPNIFTAQPNTMLGRMFGSGREHNFTRPNEKGEYEVAEGISSTVFRAILDYYKSGVIRCPDGISIPELREACDYLCITFDYSTIKCRDLSALMHELSNDGARRQFEFYLEEMVLPLMVASAQSGERECHIVVLTDDDIVDWDEEYPPQMGEEYSQIIYSTKLYRFFKYIENRDVAKSVLKERGLKKIRLGIEGYPTYKEKVKKRPGGRPEVIYNYVQRPFIRMSWEKEEGKSRHVDFQCVKSKSITNLAAAAADIPQDQLVVLHPGPQVDELDILPSHPGPSAAAHHYSSSEPEADAPSPVP from the exons ATGGCAGCTCGTCTCCAGTCATATGATTCAAGCAGCAGCAACATTTGGGAAAGAAAGGCAGGAAGTCCCCTTCAAAAACTTTGCGAACCTTTAAG GGCCCATCTGTACACATCTGGGCAAACAGCAGACCTTCTGAAAATGAGTTTTCATGGTGCTGGTGGAGGTTGTGACCACTCAAGAGACCGCTGGCGCTCCAGTGACCGTTCACTAGACTCCTCCCATGAACGCAGTGAAGGCCAGCTCACACCCTGTATCCGCAACATCACCTCACCCACACGCCAGCTCAACAGTG AGAGGGACAGCAGCTCCAGGCCAGGGAGCCCACGGCCCCAGCGGCTCTCGCCCAGCGGCTCAAGCAGCGGTGTGGGCAGCAGCTGTACCAGCAGCCTTTCCAGCTCAGAGGGCACCTTCAAGTGCATGGGCACTGGCGAGATGGTGTTCATCTACGACACTTCCAAAGAGAGCAGCAGCCGTACTGTCCGCACTTCAGAGAAAGTCACGCTTATCGTGGACAGCACTCGCTTTGTGGTGGACCCCAATATTTTCACCGCACAGCCAAACACCATGCTGGGCAG GATGTTTGGATCTGGGAGGGAACACAACTTCACACGACCCAATGAGAAAGGGGAGTATGAGGTTGCAGAAGGGATCAGCTCCACTGTCTTCAGAGCTATTCTG GATTATTACAAATCCGGGGTAATCCGCTGTCCTGATGGCATCTCTATTCCTGAACTGAGGGAAGCCTGTGATTATCTCTGCATCACTTTTGACTACAGCACGATCAAATGCAGGGACCTGA GTGCTCTGATGCATGAACTGTCAAATGACGGTGCGCGGCGGCAGTTTGAGTTCTACCTGGAGGAGATGGTGCTACCTCTCATGGTAGCCAGCGCTCAGAGCGGAGAGAGGGAATGTCACATTGTGGTACTGACAGACGACGACATAGTGGACTGGGATGAGGAGTACCCACCTCAGATGGGCGAGGAGTATTCACAGA TCATTTACAGTACAAAACTCTACCGTTTCTTCAAATACATTGAAAACCGAGACGTTGCCAAATCTGTTTTAAAGGAGCGTGGACTTAAGAAAATTAGATTGGGCATTGAAg GCTACCCCACCTACAAGGAGAAGGTGAAGAAGCGGCCAGGAGGCCGACCGGAGGTTATCTACAACTACGTGCAGCGGCCATTCATCAGAATGTCCTGGGAGAAGGAAGAAGGCAAGAGTCGGCATGTGGACTTCCAGTGTGTCAAAAGCAAGTCCATCACCAACCTGGCAGCCGCTGCAGCAGACATCCCGCAGGACCAGCTGGTCGTGCTGCACCCTGGCCCACAGGTGGATGAGCTGGACATCCTGCCCAGCCATCCTGGGCCCAGCGCCGCCGCGCACCATTACAGCAGCAGTGAACCAGAAGCAGACGCTCCGTCACCTGTGCCGTga
- the LOC114765880 gene encoding BTB/POZ domain-containing protein 10-like isoform X2, with protein sequence MSFHGAGGGCDHSRDRWRSSDRSLDSSHERSEGQLTPCIRNITSPTRQLNSERDSSSRPGSPRPQRLSPSGSSSGVGSSCTSSLSSSEGTFKCMGTGEMVFIYDTSKESSSRTVRTSEKVTLIVDSTRFVVDPNIFTAQPNTMLGRMFGSGREHNFTRPNEKGEYEVAEGISSTVFRAILDYYKSGVIRCPDGISIPELREACDYLCITFDYSTIKCRDLSALMHELSNDGARRQFEFYLEEMVLPLMVASAQSGERECHIVVLTDDDIVDWDEEYPPQMGEEYSQIIYSTKLYRFFKYIENRDVAKSVLKERGLKKIRLGIEGYPTYKEKVKKRPGGRPEVIYNYVQRPFIRMSWEKEEGKSRHVDFQCVKSKSITNLAAAAADIPQDQLVVLHPGPQVDELDILPSHPGPSAAAHHYSSSEPEADAPSPVP encoded by the exons ATGAGTTTTCATGGTGCTGGTGGAGGTTGTGACCACTCAAGAGACCGCTGGCGCTCCAGTGACCGTTCACTAGACTCCTCCCATGAACGCAGTGAAGGCCAGCTCACACCCTGTATCCGCAACATCACCTCACCCACACGCCAGCTCAACAGTG AGAGGGACAGCAGCTCCAGGCCAGGGAGCCCACGGCCCCAGCGGCTCTCGCCCAGCGGCTCAAGCAGCGGTGTGGGCAGCAGCTGTACCAGCAGCCTTTCCAGCTCAGAGGGCACCTTCAAGTGCATGGGCACTGGCGAGATGGTGTTCATCTACGACACTTCCAAAGAGAGCAGCAGCCGTACTGTCCGCACTTCAGAGAAAGTCACGCTTATCGTGGACAGCACTCGCTTTGTGGTGGACCCCAATATTTTCACCGCACAGCCAAACACCATGCTGGGCAG GATGTTTGGATCTGGGAGGGAACACAACTTCACACGACCCAATGAGAAAGGGGAGTATGAGGTTGCAGAAGGGATCAGCTCCACTGTCTTCAGAGCTATTCTG GATTATTACAAATCCGGGGTAATCCGCTGTCCTGATGGCATCTCTATTCCTGAACTGAGGGAAGCCTGTGATTATCTCTGCATCACTTTTGACTACAGCACGATCAAATGCAGGGACCTGA GTGCTCTGATGCATGAACTGTCAAATGACGGTGCGCGGCGGCAGTTTGAGTTCTACCTGGAGGAGATGGTGCTACCTCTCATGGTAGCCAGCGCTCAGAGCGGAGAGAGGGAATGTCACATTGTGGTACTGACAGACGACGACATAGTGGACTGGGATGAGGAGTACCCACCTCAGATGGGCGAGGAGTATTCACAGA TCATTTACAGTACAAAACTCTACCGTTTCTTCAAATACATTGAAAACCGAGACGTTGCCAAATCTGTTTTAAAGGAGCGTGGACTTAAGAAAATTAGATTGGGCATTGAAg GCTACCCCACCTACAAGGAGAAGGTGAAGAAGCGGCCAGGAGGCCGACCGGAGGTTATCTACAACTACGTGCAGCGGCCATTCATCAGAATGTCCTGGGAGAAGGAAGAAGGCAAGAGTCGGCATGTGGACTTCCAGTGTGTCAAAAGCAAGTCCATCACCAACCTGGCAGCCGCTGCAGCAGACATCCCGCAGGACCAGCTGGTCGTGCTGCACCCTGGCCCACAGGTGGATGAGCTGGACATCCTGCCCAGCCATCCTGGGCCCAGCGCCGCCGCGCACCATTACAGCAGCAGTGAACCAGAAGCAGACGCTCCGTCACCTGTGCCGTga
- the LOC114766238 gene encoding fibulin-7 isoform X2: MTGARLAVMLLVSACHLSVARDQDCPSKQDMQSSLRQVHKLLSAHEESYLQNLRTLRKKLSLLQSAKPNDINECASFPCMNGGTCENEVNGFVCICDKGWGGSTCQSQVPTFFITITNTSSSAASSSPQATLSPAIRPSHCSQVQGTTHCTCDPGYTISGRDTTVCTDIDECELFHTGQAGRLCLHTCVNMAGGYRCSCPSGYNVTRDGRNCKDVDECATRQHNCSRDQLCINTYGGFQCVRVYCPRIRNATYAKTSPLRCERNPCPVDSRACSQAPNSVSHHFLSVVSNMSAPRVMFRVSAVRVIGDTLRFSLLGSHARRHFTVQRSDRLTGQLLLVSPIQGPAMVEAEVEMTELEKRVQLARYITKVTVFVSQYDF; this comes from the exons ATGACGGGCGCGCGCTTAGCTGTCATGCTGCTGGTCAGCGCGTGTCACCTGAGCGTGGCGCGTGACCAG GACTGCCCCAGTAAACAGGACATGCAGAGCTCCCTGCGTCAGGTCCACAAGTTGCTGTCAGCCCATGAAGAGTCTTACCTCCAGAACCTCCGCACCCTGAGAAAAAAGCTCAGCCTTCTGCAGTCTGCCAAACCCAATG ATATCAACGAGTGCGCCTCCTTTCCCTGTATGAATGGTGGGACCTGTGAGAATGAAGTCAATGGGTTTGTCTGCATATGTGACAAAGGATGGGGTGGAAGCACCTGCCAGTCCCAAGTGCCAACAT TTTTCATCACCATAACAAACACCTCTTCGTCAGCTGCCTCCTCATCTCCCCAGGCAACTTTGAGTCCAGCTATTCGCCCATCCCACTGCAGCCAGGTGCAGGGAACAACCCACTGCACCTGTGACCCCGGCTATACCATCTCAGGAAGGGACACCACTGTCTGTACAG ACATTGATGAATGTGAGCTCTTCCACACGGGGCAGGCTGGCCGCTTGTGCTTACACACATGTGTGAATATGGCTGGGGGATACCGCTGTAGCTGCCCCTCTGGATACAACGTGACTCGCGATGGGCGCAACTGCAAAG ATGTTGATGAGTGCGCGACCAGACAGCACAACTGCTCCAGGGATCAGCTCTGCATCAATACCTATGGGGGCTTCCAGTGCGTCCGTGTGTATTGTCCACGTATTCGCAATGCCACCTACGCAAAAACCTCCCCCTT GCGCTGCGAGAGGAATCCCTGCCCAGTGGATAGCAGGGCCTGTTCCCAGGCCCCAAACTCGGTGTCCCATCACTTTCTCTCTGTGGTGTCCAACATGTCGGCCCCACGAGTCATGTTCCGCGTGTCAGCGGTACGCGTGATTGGTGACACACTTCGATTTTCACTGCTGGGCAGCCACGCACGCCGTCACTTCACTGTGCAGCGGTCAGACCGCCTGACCGGCCAGCTGCTGCTGGTCAGTCCCATACAAGGTCCTGCCATGGTTGAGGCTGAGGTGGAGATGACAGAGCTGGAGAAGCGGGTCCAGCTGGCCCGTTACATCACCAAGGTCACAGTTTTTGTTTCACAGTATGACTTCTAA
- the LOC114766238 gene encoding fibulin-7 isoform X1: MTGARLAVMLLVSACHLSVARDQDCPSKQDMQSSLRQVHKLLSAHEESYLQNLRTLRKKLSLLQSAKPNATCPNIDAPASGRKLGKVHHPGHEVHFLCDLGFELVGSETRQCRANLSWSGQQPVCRDINECASFPCMNGGTCENEVNGFVCICDKGWGGSTCQSQVPTFFITITNTSSSAASSSPQATLSPAIRPSHCSQVQGTTHCTCDPGYTISGRDTTVCTDIDECELFHTGQAGRLCLHTCVNMAGGYRCSCPSGYNVTRDGRNCKDVDECATRQHNCSRDQLCINTYGGFQCVRVYCPRIRNATYAKTSPLRCERNPCPVDSRACSQAPNSVSHHFLSVVSNMSAPRVMFRVSAVRVIGDTLRFSLLGSHARRHFTVQRSDRLTGQLLLVSPIQGPAMVEAEVEMTELEKRVQLARYITKVTVFVSQYDF, encoded by the exons ATGACGGGCGCGCGCTTAGCTGTCATGCTGCTGGTCAGCGCGTGTCACCTGAGCGTGGCGCGTGACCAG GACTGCCCCAGTAAACAGGACATGCAGAGCTCCCTGCGTCAGGTCCACAAGTTGCTGTCAGCCCATGAAGAGTCTTACCTCCAGAACCTCCGCACCCTGAGAAAAAAGCTCAGCCTTCTGCAGTCTGCCAAACCCAATG CCACCTGTCCTAACATTGATGCCCCGGCCAGTGGCAGGAAGCTGGGAAAAGTTCATCATCCGGGTCATGAGGTTCACTTCCTGTGTGATTTGGGTTTTGAGCTGGTGGGTTCTGAGACTCGACAGTGCAGGGCCAACCTGAGCTGGAGCGGCCAGCAGCCAGTGTGCAGGG ATATCAACGAGTGCGCCTCCTTTCCCTGTATGAATGGTGGGACCTGTGAGAATGAAGTCAATGGGTTTGTCTGCATATGTGACAAAGGATGGGGTGGAAGCACCTGCCAGTCCCAAGTGCCAACAT TTTTCATCACCATAACAAACACCTCTTCGTCAGCTGCCTCCTCATCTCCCCAGGCAACTTTGAGTCCAGCTATTCGCCCATCCCACTGCAGCCAGGTGCAGGGAACAACCCACTGCACCTGTGACCCCGGCTATACCATCTCAGGAAGGGACACCACTGTCTGTACAG ACATTGATGAATGTGAGCTCTTCCACACGGGGCAGGCTGGCCGCTTGTGCTTACACACATGTGTGAATATGGCTGGGGGATACCGCTGTAGCTGCCCCTCTGGATACAACGTGACTCGCGATGGGCGCAACTGCAAAG ATGTTGATGAGTGCGCGACCAGACAGCACAACTGCTCCAGGGATCAGCTCTGCATCAATACCTATGGGGGCTTCCAGTGCGTCCGTGTGTATTGTCCACGTATTCGCAATGCCACCTACGCAAAAACCTCCCCCTT GCGCTGCGAGAGGAATCCCTGCCCAGTGGATAGCAGGGCCTGTTCCCAGGCCCCAAACTCGGTGTCCCATCACTTTCTCTCTGTGGTGTCCAACATGTCGGCCCCACGAGTCATGTTCCGCGTGTCAGCGGTACGCGTGATTGGTGACACACTTCGATTTTCACTGCTGGGCAGCCACGCACGCCGTCACTTCACTGTGCAGCGGTCAGACCGCCTGACCGGCCAGCTGCTGCTGGTCAGTCCCATACAAGGTCCTGCCATGGTTGAGGCTGAGGTGGAGATGACAGAGCTGGAGAAGCGGGTCCAGCTGGCCCGTTACATCACCAAGGTCACAGTTTTTGTTTCACAGTATGACTTCTAA
- the pdpr gene encoding pyruvate dehydrogenase phosphatase regulatory subunit, mitochondrial: MCSCIRSSGALSPTHLPRLLSEAGCWGAWQGCRSLWSAPQHFTSRGEAVPAPLPSQARVVICGGGIVGTSVAYHLAKLGWTEVVLLEQGRLGAGTTRMCAGIVSVAKPIFIESKMADYSNSLYERLEEETGVKTGYVRTGSLCLAQNQDRFLSLKRLASRLMVLGINCNVMKPKDVAKLHPMVNIHDLVGALYLPQDAVVSPPDVNHALAMASSVQGVRIHERTTVNHIILEKGHVRGVETDRGTIECEFFVNCAGQWAYELGQASETKVSVPLHGCEHFYLLTKPLQQPLQPDVPVVMDMDGRIYVRTWQGGILSGGFEKNPKPIFTEGRNQLEIQNMQEDWDHFEPMLSALLRRMPSLESSEIHQLVNCPESFTPDMRCLMGETPGVHGYYVLAGMNSSGLSFAGGAGKYLAEWMTYGYPTANVWPLDIKRFGNLQSSRTFLRHRVMEVMPLLYELKVPRWDYQTGRQLRTSPLYDRLDTQGARWMEKHGFERAKYFIPAGKDLLSLDQSKTFYKPDWFDIVGAEVKCCKEAVCVIDMSSFTKFELTSAGGQSLELLQHLCANDLDVPVGHIVHTGMLNQRGGYENDCSVVRLSKNSFFIISPTDQQVHCWAWIKKHMPNDPQLHLEDVSWKYTALNLIGPRAMDVLSELSYVSMTPDHFPSLFCKEMSVGYANGIRVMSMTHTGEPGFMLYIPIEYALHVYNEVMSVGQKYGIRNAGYYALRSLRIEKFFAFWGQDLDSFTTPLECGREFRVKFDKDTDFLGCDALVQQRQVGVSRRFIMLVLEDHDTELDLWPWWGEPIYRNGQLVGVTTSSAYSYTLERHVCLGFVSAPSGEVVTPDFVNRGDYEVDIAGQRYPAKAKLYPFSSLFAQQRRRKDDMELSNFQGK; the protein is encoded by the exons ATGTGCAGCTGCATCCGTAGCTCCGGGGCTCTGTCCCCGACCCATCTCCCTCGACTGCTGTCCGAAGCTGGCTGCTGGGGGGCATGGCAGGGTTGCCGGAGCTTGTGGAGTGCGCCCCAGCATTTTACCAGTAGGGGTGAGGCCGTACCTGCACCCCTTCCGAGCCAGGCCAGAGTGGTGATATGTGGTGGCGGCATAGTGGGCACCTCGGTGGCATATCACCTTGCCAAGCTTGGCTGGACGGAGGTGGTGCTTTTGGAGCAAGGAAG GTTGGGTGCAGGCACCACTCGCATGTGTGCAGGAATCGTAAGTGTGGCAAAGCCCATCTTTATTGAGAGCAAGATGGCCGATTACTCCAACAGCCTGTATGAGCGTCTGGAGGAGGAGACTGGAGTTAAAACTG gTTATGTGAGGACTGGCTCACTATGCTTGGCACAGAATCAGGACCGATTCCTCTCTCTGAAGCGCCTGGCATCCAGGCTTAT GGTTTTGGGCATTAATTGCAATGTTATGAAACCTAAAGATGTGGCCAAGCTTCACCCTATGGTTAATATTCATGACCTGGTTGGGGCTCTATATCTGCCACAAGACGCAGTGGTCTCACCTCCAGATGTCAATCACGCCCTAGCCATGGCGTCATCAGTGCAAG GGGTGCGGATCCATGAGCGCACCACTGTGAACCACATTATACTGGAGAAGGGCCATGTGAGGGGGGTGGAGACGGACCGGGGCACAATTGAGTGCGAGTTCTTTGTAAACTGTGCAGGACAG TGGGCGTATGAACTGGGCCAGGCCAGTGAGACAAAAGTGTCAGTACCTCTGCATGGCTGTGAACACTTTTACCTCCTCACCAAACCGCTTCAGCAGCCCCTGCAGCCAGATGTGCCAG TGGTGATGGATATGGATGGGAGGATCTATGTGCGGACTTGGCAGGGGGGTATTTTGTCAGGGGGCTTTGAGAAGAACCCAAAACCCATATTCACAGAGGGCCGCAACCAGTTGGAGATACAGAACATGCAGGAGGATTGGGACCATTTTG AGCCCATGTTGAGTGCCCTGCTGAGGCGGATGCCCTCTCTGGAGTCGAGTGAAATCCACCAGCTGGTGAACTGCCCCGAGTCCTTCACCCCTGACATGCGCTGCCTCATGGGGGAGACGCCAGGGGTCCATGGCTACTATGTCCTGGCAGGAATGAACTCCTCTGGCCTGTCATTTGCTGGTGGAGCTGGAAA ATATTTAGCTGAGTGGATGACTTATGGCTACCCCACAGCCAATGTCTGGCCCCTAGACATCAAGCGCTTTGGCAACCTCCAGAGTAGTCGCACATTCCTGCGCCATCGCGTGATGGAAGTTATGC CTCTTCTCTATGAGCTGAAAGTGCCTCGCTGGGACTACCAGACAGGACGTCAGCTGCGCACAAGCCCCCTGTATGACCGCTTAGATACCCAGGGTGCACGGTGGATGGAAAAGCACGGCTTTGAGAGAGCAAAGTACTTCATACCTGCTGGCAAAG ACCTACTGTCCCTGGATCAGAGTAAAACCTTCTACAAACCAGACTGGTTTGACATTGTGGGAGCTGAAGTGAAGTGCTGTAAGGAGGCTGTGTGTGTCATTGATATGTCTTCCTTTACCAAGTTTGAGCTTACG TCGGCAGGAGGTCAGTccctggagctgctgcagcacctCTGTGCGAATGACCTGGATGTGCCAGTGGGCCACATTGTCCACACAGGCATGTTGAACCAGAGAGGAGGTTATGAAAATGACTGCAGTGTGGTGCGCCTCAGCAAGAATAG TTTCTTCATCATCTCACCCACTGATCAGCAGGTGCACTGCTGGGCCTGGATCAAGAAGCATATGCCCAATGACCCTCAGCTCCACCTGGAGGATGTCAGCTGGAAGTACACTG CCCTCAATCTGATTGGCCCAAGAGCAATGGATGTTCTCTCAGAACTCTCTTATGTTTCCATGACGCCAGATCATTTCCCTTCTCTATTCTGTAAG GAAATGAGTGTGGGTTATGCTAATGGTATCAGAGTCATGAGCATGACACACACAGGAGAGCCGGGCTTCATGCTCTACATCCCGATCGAG TATGCCCTGCATGTGTACAATGAGGTGATGTCAGTGGGACAGAAATACGGCATCCGGAACGCTGGTTATTATGCTCTACGCAGCCTCCGCATTGAGAAGTTCTTTGCTTTTTGGGGCCAGGATCTGGACTCTTTCACCACTCCACTTGAGTGTGGTCGGGAATTTCGGGTCAAATTCGACAAG GATACAGACTTCCTGGGCTGTGACGCACTGGTACAGCAGCGCCAGGTGGGCGTGTCACGGCGGTTCATCATGCTGGTGCTGGAGGACCATGACACAGAGCTGGACTTGTGGCCTTGGTGGGGTGAGCCCATCTACCGTAATGGTCAGCTGGTGGGGGTGACAACCAGCAGCGCCTACAGCTACACCCTGGAGCGCCATGTCTGTCTGGGCTTTGTGAGTGCACCCTCAGGAGAGGTAGTCACCCCTGACTTTGTAAATCGTGGTGATTACGAGGTGGACATTGCTGGGCAGCGGTACCCAGCCAAGGCTAAGCTCTACCCCTTCAGCTCCCTCTTTGCCCAGCAACGGCGGCGCAAGGATGATATGGAACTCAGCAATTTTCAGGGAAAATGA